DNA from Mycobacterium sp. SMC-8:
GGATGAACGGGGCGGCGACCAGCAGCGCGGCACAACCGGCCAGCGCGGCGCCACCGCACATCAGGACGAATCGCTGTGTGCACGAGCGCAGGTCGGCTCCCGGCGTCGAGGCGGCGGCGATGAACGGTGCCGCGGTCGCGCCGACGAGCACACCGAGGGTGTTGACCACCAGCCAGCACATCGAGAAGTACGCGTTCATCTCGGTGCCGAGCTGCGCGACGACGATCAGCGGCACCAACAGCGGAACGGTCACGCCCACCGCGTTGATCGCATATGAGCTCGCGAAGAACTGGATCAGTTCGCGGCGCGGGGGCAGGGCGGCTGTCCCTCGGCGTTGCGCGGTCTCGCGCCGGATCACCACCAGCGCGATGATCGCGGTGATCGCCGCTGCCGGCAGCACCCACGACCACACGATGGCCGCGCCGGTCGCCAGCGGGATGAGCGCCGCCACTACGACGAGTTTCGCGGTTGACTGTCCGATGTTCTTGGTCGCGATCATCCGGGCGCGGCTGAGTCCGATCAGGATCTGGTCCTGCAGCGCGTACACCGCGAGCACCACAACGAACGCCGGGAAGAGCACGGCCTCAGGCCAATTCGGGAAAAGTGCGGCACGGGGGCCGACCAGGACGAACACCGTGCCGAACAGCAGGCCGGTGCACGAGACGAACATGATGCCGCGGCGCACCACCTGCTGGGTGTGACCGCCGGCCAGTGGCAGGAAGCGCTCATAGAGACTGCCGAGGCTGAAGTTGGCCAGGATGGCGATCAGGGTCGCCGACGAGATGATGGCCGACGCGCGCCCGACCTCGGCGGCGTCGTATCCCCGGGCGGCCACGGTCCAGAACACGAAACCGAGTACGCCCGTGGCCGCGCTTGAGGTCATCACCGCGGCGATGTCGATGCCGAGGCCGGGGGAGAGGAAACGGCCGGTCATCGGCATCGTCGGGTCCTAGGTATGTCGGAGAGAGGGGAGTCAACGGGGACGGAAGGGTGTCGGAGACTCGCTGTCGGTGAGGATACTAAAGCGGTCGAAGTTTGCTTAGGCTACCCAAAGTTGTGATGCTGGTCATACCCGGGGAGGGGGCGGCCACATTTGCATGCATTTTCGCTAAGGTGGCTCACAGTTAATTGACAGACCCGTGCTCTCACTGGCCCGTTTCCTCAGGTGCGCTCCGGTGCGGTATGCGCCGAAAAGACGGCTCTACAAGGAGTTTCGAAAAAGTGACGGAAATCGTTCCGGAGTCAGACACGCGTGTTTACGCTCAGTTGCGTCGATTTCTGGCAAACATTCCTTCAACGCCGACCCCGGAACCTGCGCAGCCTACCGTCACCGTGGTCCTGCCCGTGCGGAACGAGGCGCGCAATCTCTCCTACGTCGCGCGGCGGATGCCGCCGGTCGACGAGATCGTGGTCATCGACGGCGGGTCCGAGGACGGCACCGCCGACGTCGCCCGTGCGCTGTGGCCGAACGCCACGGTTATCGAGCAGACCCGCGCCGGCAAGGGCAACGCCCTGGCGTGTGGTTTCCAAGCCGCCACCGGTGACATCGTGGTGATGATCGACGGTGACGGTTCGACAGATCCGGCCGAGATCCCGCGCTTCGTTGACGCGCTCATGGCCGGCGCCGACCTCGCCAAGGGCAGCCGGTTCTCCGGCGGTGGCGGCAGCGACGACATCACCCAGATCCGGCGGATGGGGAACAAGGCGCTCAATTGGCTGGTGAACCGGCTGTTCAAGACCGAGTTCAGCGATCTGTGCTACGGCTACAACGCCTTCTGGCGCCGCAACCTGAACTGCCTGGATCTGCCGGCGACAGACACCACCGAACCGCAGTGGGGCGACGGCTTCGAGATCGAGACCGTGATCAACGTCCGGGCCGCGCGCAGTGGCTGGCTCATCCACGAGGTGGGAAGCTTCGAGGGCAGGCGAATTCACGGGCGCAGCAACCTCAACGCGGTCACCGACGGCCTGCGCGTGCTTCGCACCATCAATCGTGAGCGTCGGGAACACCGCGCGGCCCGGGTCGCGGCGGTCCCCGGCTGGTCGCGGTGACCGCACAGCCCCTGCCGCTGGAAGACGCACTTCCGGAGCGGATCTCGATGAGCGTGGTCATCTGCTGCTACACCAGCGCCCGCAGGAGGTTGCTCGACCATGCGGTCGCCGCGGCGCTGCGGCAGCTCCGCCGTGACGACGAGCTGATCCTGGTGGTCGACGGCAACGACGTACTGCATCGCGATCTGCACGACACATACGGCACGCGGGTTCTCGTGCTGGCCAACGAGTTCCGGCAGGGTCTGTCGGGTGCCAGGAACACCGGAATGCACGCGGCCTCCGCAGAGATCGTGGTGTTCCTCGACGACGACGCCGTCCTGCACGACGACGCCCTGGAGGAGGTGCGCTCGGCCTTCGTCGATCCCACGGTCACCGCGCTCGGAGGCGCGGTGCATCCGAGTTGGCAGGCAGGCCGGCCGCAGTGGTTCCCGCCGGAGTTCGACTGGGTCGTCGGATGCGACTACCGCGGATTGCCGCCCGACGGGGCCGCGATCCGCAATCCCATCGGCGCGGCGATGGCCGTCCGGAAGACGGAACTGACCGGGATCGGCGGCTTCTCCGACAGGCTCGGGCGCATCGGTGCGGTGCCCGCCGGCTGCGAAGAGACAATGATGGGCATCGAACTGGTCCGTCGAGATCCGCTGGCCCGCATCGTCCGCCGCACCGGGTTCGCCGTCTCGCATGCTGTGCCCGCCGACCGCGCCACCGCGAGGTACTTCGCGCGGCGCTGTTTTCATGAGGGGCGCAGCAAGGCGACGCTGAGCCGGCTCTGCGGCCGTGGCCCGGCGCTGCGCAGCGAGCGCGCGTACACCACCAAGACACTTCCCTCCGGGTTGTGGAGGGCCCGGCGGCAGCCCACCCGGGTGTTGGCGTTGGCCGCCGGCCTGCTGATCACCTCAGTGGGCTATCTCGTGGGGCTGGCCGCGACGGTGGGACCGCAGAAGGGGGAATGATGCCAAAAGTCAGTGCATGGCTGGGGAATTCGCGAATTACGGCGTGGGTGGCGCTCGCGCCGCTGGTGTACTTCGCCGCCGAATGGGTGGTGTCCGCGACGTGGCGGGGCAACTATGGCTACCGCGACGACACGTTGGGACCGCTCGGGGTCGCGTTCTGTGGGCCGGCGGGGGAGTGGCCGTGCAGTGAGCTCTACCGGGCGATGAACGTCGGCCTGGTGGTGACCGGCCTGGGTGTGCTGTTCGTCGCGGCGAGCCTGCTCGTGCAACGGGTGGCCGATCGCGGCCCGGCACTGCTGCTGGCCGTCGCCGGGTGGGGGATGGCGGCCTCCGGCGTGGTGACCTACCGCGTGGACTATGCGTGGAACCTGACGTTCATCGTGCTCTTCATGACGCTGGGCTCGGTCAGCGCGCTGTTCATCGCGCTCGGCTCCACGTCGGAGCTCTCGCTCGAACGCCGTGCGGTCGCCGCGCTCTCGGGTGTGGTCAGCGTCGTCGGCTACGTCACCTACATGGGTGGGCACTCGTTCTTCGGTTCCGGTGGTGCCCAGCGCATGGCCGTCTACGGCATCCTGGTCGCGGTGGTCGCGGTCGGCACCACGGGATTCGCAGGATCACCGCCCAGCAGTTCGACGGACCCGCAAGTCTGCGACCTGGTCGAGGAAACAGCGTGAGGCACAGAACTTCTCGCTGGGTGATGAGCGGTGCACTCGCGGCGGGTGCGATGGTGCTCACCGGCTGTTCGGCATCCGCGCCCGTCGGCAACGCCGAGCCGAGCGGGCCACGGGTCATCTTCGCCGACGATTTCGACGGCCCCGCCGGTTCGAAACCGTCTCCGCAGTGGCGCTGCCAGACCGGCGGTGGAGGCTGGGGCAACAACGAGATGCAGACCTACACCGACAGTCCTGCGAACGTCAGCCTCGACGGCGCCGGACATCTGGCCATCACCGCCCGCGGGGACGGGCTGGATCGGATCACATCGGCACGGATCACCACGCAGGGCAGCGTCGAGTTCGCGACCGGCCGCGCCGAGGCGCGGATCAAGCTGCCCGCCGGCACCGGGCTGCATCCGGCGTTCTGGCTCCTCGGCCACGACGTCGACCGGATCGGCTGGCCCGACGCGGGGGAGATCGACGTGATCGAAACCCTCAACCACGCCGCCGAATTCCACACCGGCGTACACCTGCCGCGCGCCGGACATGCTCGCGGCGAACAGATTTCGGCCTCCGGGCCGGTCCCGTTCCCAATGGCCGGCGAGTTCCACACCTACTGGGTGGAGCGCACCCCCGGCCGCATCGTCACCGGCGTCGACGACGTCACGCTGTTCAGCGTCACACCCACCGACCTGGCCGAAGGCAGTCGGTGGGTGTTCGATGCGCCGTTCTTCCTGCTGCTCAACGTCGCCGTCGGCGGTGACTGGCCCGGACCGCCGGACACCTCCACGCCCAATCCGTCGACCATGCTCGTGGACTGGGTCCGGGTGACAGTGCCATGACCGCGCCGCGAACACTCCAACCCGCGATGCCACCGCAAGGCGCTCGGGTGTGGCCGCAGGCCCGATGGGTGGGCATGCTCGATGTCGACGAGCTGACACCCGCCGACGATGGCACGGTGAAGTTCGCCCCCGACCACGCGGACGGCTATCACGTGGCGCGGGTGCTGGTACGGCACCGTAACCGGCCGGTCGCTTTCGTCGAAGCCCCCATCGACGACGGCGTAGTGCGTCTGCCCGTTCCGCAGTGCCCGTCCCCGCAGGACCCCGGTACCGCCGCCGCCCTCCCGGCGGTCTCGGTGGTGCTGTGCACCCGGGAACGTCCCGACCAGCTCGCAGACGCACTGGATTCTGTTCTGGCCGTCGACTATCCGGATTTCGAGGTGGTGGTCGTCGACAACGCGCCGCGTACCGATGCCACCGCGCGAGTGGTCGAACGGAACGGTCATCCGCGGGTGCGTTACGTCGAGGAGCCCGTTCCCGGACTGTCGGTGGCCAGGAACACCGGACTGCGCCGGGCGCACCATCTGGTGGTCGCCTACACCGACGACGACGTCGTCGTGGACCCGTATTGGCTGCGCGCTCTCGCCGCCGGGTTCGCGCGGTCGCCGAAGGTCTCCTGCGTGTCGGGTCTGGTGCCCAGCGGAGAATTGCGCACCGCCGCCCAGGCCTACTTCGACCAGCGGGTCACCTGGGCCGGATCGCTGGAGCCGCGGGTGTTCAGCATGGCCGAGCCGCCGGCCGACCAGCCGCTGTTTCCGTTCCAGGTCGGTCGATTCGGCACGGGTGCGAACTTCGCCGTGCAGCGGGACAGGGTGCTCGAACTCGGCGGTTTCGACGAGGCGCTCGGCGCGGGCACCGCGTCACAGGGCGGTGAAGACCTCGACCTGTTCTTCCGGGTGCTCACCGCCGGTGATGCGCTGGCCACCGAACCTGCCGCGATCGTGTGGCACCGGCATCGCAGCGACAACGAAGCCCTGCTCGAACAGGCCCGCGGATACGGCCTCGGGCTGGGCGCGTGGCTGACCAAGGTGGGCCTGGACGCCTCGCACCGGCGCCTGGCGGTGCAGGTGCTGCGCCGACGCTTCCGGTCGTCGCTGCGTGCCGGCGCCGACTACAGCGCCATCATGACCTCGCCGGCACGGATGTCCGACGGGATCGCCGACGCCGTGCCCTCTTCGGTGGGGCGTATCGAGGTGCTGTCGGTGCTTGGCGGACCCCGGGCCCTCTGGCAGGGAAGACGTCAACAGACCCGCAACACCGCGACGGCAGGCCGCCGATGACCGCCACACTCGAACCCGTGACAGCACCCACCACCTTCGTGCGGAACTCCGAAACGCCTGTGCTGCGGCGCATCCCCGTGACGCCGATACGGATGGCCGACCTCGCCGCGGTCGGCGCGGTTGCGGGAGCGGTCGCTTTGACCGACCTGCCGAGCCCGCTGCGAGCGATCGCGCTCGCGGTGTTCATCGCGATCGGCCCCGGCGCGGCCGTGCTGACTTGGGTTCGGATTCCGCGGCGCGCGCTGCCGTCCACGGTGCCCGTGCTCGGCATGGCGATCGCGACGTTGGCGGCGATCACGGCGATGTGGTCCTACCGGTGGGACCCGGCCGGCATCCTGTGGGTGCAGGTCCTGGTCGTCGCGAGCAGCAGCGCGTACTGGTACCGGCGCAACCACACCTCGGTGCTGGAAGCGGCCCGCGGATGGCGCCGGCGCGGCGTGACGGCAGCGGCGCCGCGCGGAAACGTCGTGCGGCGCCATCTCTCCCTACTGCTCAGCGTCGCCGCACTGGTGGTGTGGGCGGTCGCGGTGCCCGGTCTGCCCGGGGCCGACGCCGGGTACTACGGTCTGCTGTTCTCCGGGTCCGGACCGCTGCTGGCGGTGAGCATCGTGCTGTGCGCCTGGGCCCTGCTGCTGGCGGTGCGCGACCGGCAGCTGCTGCCCGCGGCGGTCGCCGTCGCGTCGGCGATCGTCGTGTCCCGGGTGACCACGGTGGTGGCCACAGAGGTGCCGCTCTACGACTGGACCTACAAGCACCTCGCCGTCGTCGACTACATCATGGTCAACGGACGCATCGCCCCCGACGGCACCGACATCTACGCGCAGTGGACCGCGTTCTTCACCACCTGGGCGTGGTTCTGTGAGGTCACGGGGATACCGGCGCTGTCCGTGGCCCACGTGTTCGCCCCCGTCATGCACGTCCTGATCGCATTGACGGCCTACACCGCCGCCCGGGTGCTCGGACGTTCCCGGCGCACCGCCGTCACCGCGGCGTTCATCGTCGAGATCGCGAACTGGGTTGGCCAGGACTATTTCTCGCCGCAGGCGTGGTCGGTGGTGCTGGCCTTCGGCATGATGACCCTGCTGCTCGCGTCGCCGGGCAGCCGGGGGTGCGGGGTGCTCGCCATCGTGGTGTTCGCCGCGATGGTGCCCACCCACCAGCTCACCCCGTTCTGGGCCGTCGCCGCGGCATGTCTGCTCTGCGTGTTCGGCAGGGCCCGGCCGTGGTGGATCTCGGTCGCGATGGTGTCGATCGCCGTGAGCTATCTGCTGTTGAACCTCGAGGCCGTGCTGCCCTACGGTCTGCTGTCCGGCGGCAGCCCACTTGACAACGCCGGCAGCAACGTTCAGAGTTCCGGGCTGCCCGCGAAGGACTTCACCTCCGCCGTGGTGCGCGGCCTGTCGGTGATCGTGGTGCTGACCGCGCTGGCGACCGCCGTCTGGATGCGCCGCCACCGACGTCCGGTGCTCGCACTGGGCATCGTCGCGTTCAGCTCGTTCGGTCTGCTGCTGGGACAGAGTTACGGCGGCGAGGCGATCTTCCGGGTGTACCTGTACTCGCTTCTCGGCTGCGCGATCCTGATCGCCCCGGCGGTGGTCGGGGCGGTCGGCGCGACCGGGACACGACTGCGCCGAGGGGCCGTGCAAACGGTGGCCGTGGCAGCGGCCACCACGGCGGCCCTGGCCGGACTGCACGGCTATGTCGCGTTGTGGCCCTTCATCTTCGAGACCAGGGCGCAGGTCGACGTGATGCAGTCGATCACCACCGGCGCCGACAAACGCACCCGGTTCGTGATGATGCGCCTCGGCGGCATGCCGACCCGGCTCAACGCCGACTACGCCGAGCTCACCCAGTTCAACCCGTACTACGACGAGCCGGTCAGCTACGACCTGT
Protein-coding regions in this window:
- a CDS encoding glycoside hydrolase family 16 protein; the encoded protein is MSGALAAGAMVLTGCSASAPVGNAEPSGPRVIFADDFDGPAGSKPSPQWRCQTGGGGWGNNEMQTYTDSPANVSLDGAGHLAITARGDGLDRITSARITTQGSVEFATGRAEARIKLPAGTGLHPAFWLLGHDVDRIGWPDAGEIDVIETLNHAAEFHTGVHLPRAGHARGEQISASGPVPFPMAGEFHTYWVERTPGRIVTGVDDVTLFSVTPTDLAEGSRWVFDAPFFLLLNVAVGGDWPGPPDTSTPNPSTMLVDWVRVTVP
- a CDS encoding glycosyltransferase family 2 protein → MTAPRTLQPAMPPQGARVWPQARWVGMLDVDELTPADDGTVKFAPDHADGYHVARVLVRHRNRPVAFVEAPIDDGVVRLPVPQCPSPQDPGTAAALPAVSVVLCTRERPDQLADALDSVLAVDYPDFEVVVVDNAPRTDATARVVERNGHPRVRYVEEPVPGLSVARNTGLRRAHHLVVAYTDDDVVVDPYWLRALAAGFARSPKVSCVSGLVPSGELRTAAQAYFDQRVTWAGSLEPRVFSMAEPPADQPLFPFQVGRFGTGANFAVQRDRVLELGGFDEALGAGTASQGGEDLDLFFRVLTAGDALATEPAAIVWHRHRSDNEALLEQARGYGLGLGAWLTKVGLDASHRRLAVQVLRRRFRSSLRAGADYSAIMTSPARMSDGIADAVPSSVGRIEVLSVLGGPRALWQGRRQQTRNTATAGRR
- a CDS encoding glycosyltransferase family 2 protein; its protein translation is MTAQPLPLEDALPERISMSVVICCYTSARRRLLDHAVAAALRQLRRDDELILVVDGNDVLHRDLHDTYGTRVLVLANEFRQGLSGARNTGMHAASAEIVVFLDDDAVLHDDALEEVRSAFVDPTVTALGGAVHPSWQAGRPQWFPPEFDWVVGCDYRGLPPDGAAIRNPIGAAMAVRKTELTGIGGFSDRLGRIGAVPAGCEETMMGIELVRRDPLARIVRRTGFAVSHAVPADRATARYFARRCFHEGRSKATLSRLCGRGPALRSERAYTTKTLPSGLWRARRQPTRVLALAAGLLITSVGYLVGLAATVGPQKGE
- a CDS encoding glycosyltransferase family 2 protein is translated as MTEIVPESDTRVYAQLRRFLANIPSTPTPEPAQPTVTVVLPVRNEARNLSYVARRMPPVDEIVVIDGGSEDGTADVARALWPNATVIEQTRAGKGNALACGFQAATGDIVVMIDGDGSTDPAEIPRFVDALMAGADLAKGSRFSGGGGSDDITQIRRMGNKALNWLVNRLFKTEFSDLCYGYNAFWRRNLNCLDLPATDTTEPQWGDGFEIETVINVRAARSGWLIHEVGSFEGRRIHGRSNLNAVTDGLRVLRTINRERREHRAARVAAVPGWSR